One part of the Neoarius graeffei isolate fNeoGra1 chromosome 2, fNeoGra1.pri, whole genome shotgun sequence genome encodes these proteins:
- the LOC132881495 gene encoding uncharacterized protein LOC132881495 isoform X2, translating into MKMAALSVKSDVTKIDSGIENKWRWDWLERKAPDGSVFSLVFEKLNKKGIARCKLCCCELNYGRRGFVTLSGHVKSEKHRSRVEIQKTNYALPGCELVKAGLEAVTGFTGESVVLPCVCTDLQDKPKSVKWAFTIESGTNYQEIYPEQTGHHRNRVKLVSKIPSGNLSLLISDLTEEDQGDYSCSVQADHKYFRLSVKVRRGETSTRSSKTDTTPPSEPTILEQDKQQTHSSLPIVFGILAVLLLVIPGVVTFICWRRRGGRCGENRMTEERPDWKRKQKDQTGPDVTYSTVTHINTAGAARVQINAGEETEYASIITN; encoded by the exons ATGAAAATGGCGGCGTTGTCTGTGAAGTCCGATGTCACGAAAATAGATTCTGGCATTGAAAATAAGTGGCGTTGGGACTGGTTAGAGCGCAAAGCTCCCGATGGAAGTGTTTTtagtttggtttttgaaaaactcaacaagaaaggaatcgcacgttgcaaattgtgttgctgtgaactgaactacggacggcgtggatttgtgactctcagtggacacgtgaaaagcgaaaaacacaggagtcgagttgagattcagaagactaactatgcattgccag GCTGTGAGCTGGTGAAGGCAGGGTTAGAGGCGGTGACTGGGTTCACAGGAGAGTCTGTAGTTCTGCCCTGCGTCTGCACTGACCTACAGGACAAACCAAAGTCTGTAAAATGGGCGTTTACAATAGAATCTGGAACAAATTATCAGGAAATTTACCCTGAACAGACTGGACATCACAGGAACAGAGTCAAACTGGTCAGTAAAATCCCTTCAGGAAACCTCTCTCTACTCATATCAGACCTGACTGAAGAGGATCAGGGAGACTACAGCTGTTCTGTACAGGCTGATCACAAATATTTCAGACTATCTGTTAAAG TCAGAAGAGGGGAAACTTCAACACGCTCAAGCAAAACAGACACAACACCTCCATCAGAACCAACAATACTGGAACAAGATAAACAGCAAACACACAGCAGCCTCCCTATAG TTTTTGGCATTCTGGCGGTTTTATTGTTGGTGATACCTGGTGTAGTGACATTTATTTGTTGGAGACGTAGAg GAGGAAGATGTGGAGAAAACAGGATGACTGAAGAACGTCCAGACTGGAAGAGAAAGCAGAAGGATCAG ACTGGACCAGATGTTACTTACTCCACTGTAACCCACATTAACACAGCTGGAGCAGCGCGGGTTCAGATCAACGCTGGAGAGGAAACTGAATACGCCAGCATTATAACAAACTAA